Below is a window of bacterium DNA.
GGTTGCTCGCGGCGACGACGCCGGAGGGGGCGCCGCCGCGCGCGGCGACGTTGGTGTCGGCGATTCCGTTCGCGCCGTCCACGGCGCGGACGATGTAGTACTGCGTCGTCCCGTTCGCCAGGTTGTTGCGGTCCACGAAGCTCGTTCCCCCGAGGCCGTCGGCGATCAGGTTGCCGGGGCCGGGCGCAAAGGAGGCGCTGGTCGAGCGATGGACGCGGTAATGGACTTGCCCGCCGCAGTGGGCCGTCGCCGCGCTCCACCCGAGCTGCAGCCCGCAGGCGGCGGTCTTCGTGTCGGCGACGGAGGCGACGCCGGCGAACGTCGGCGCTTCGGTGCAGGCGCCGCTCGTCCCCGCGGCGACGGTTCCGGTGACGTCGGACTCGCAGTCGGCGAACGCGCGCACTTGGTAGTAGTAGGTGATCCCGCCCGAAACCGCGTCCACGAACGACGTCGCGCCGGCGGCGGCGGTTCCGGCGAGGGTGAACGGACCGCTGAGCGAGAACCCGCGGTAGACGTGGTACTCGGCGGCGCCGGCGACGCCGGTCCACTGGACGAGGATCGCGTTGTCGCCGTCGCCCCTGGCGCTCACGTCGGTCGGCGCGCCGATGCAGGTTCTCGCGTTGTAGATCACCAGCGCGAAGTCCTGGTCGGTCGCGTAGCCGTTGACCGGCACGCCGTCGCCGGCGATGTTCGTTCCGACGACCGTCGCCGCGAACGGGCCGGACACGCCGGCGGGGATGAAGACGCTCTCCACGTTGTTCCGCGCGTCGGCGGTTCCCCCCTCGACGGAAGTGCCGCCGGAGAAGACGTTGCCGAGATAGGTCTTCCCGCCGACGGTCACCGCGAGGTCGAGGTTGTTGACGTAGGCGTTGCCCGTCGTGGCCCCCGGCGCGTCGGTCCAGGCCAGCGTCACGCGGAAAGGCTTCGTCGGATCGGCGACCACTCCCGCGTAGCGGAACGACTGGCCGCTCGCCGTCAGCAGGGCGTCCTGGTCGTGCCGGAAACGCGCCGTGCCGTCGAACGCGGCCTTGAGATCGAGGATCCCGAACCCCTGCGTCACGGACGGCAAAGCGTCGTTGGCCGAAACGCCGGTGAGATAGCGGGCCGAGTTGACGAACCACGCCTTCGTCATCGCCGGGCTCGGCGCCGCGCCGCCGGCGAGGTTCTGGTAGAAGTGATAGAAGAGCGACGCCGCGCCGGCCACCGCGGGGGCGGAGTGGCTCGTTCCGGAGCTCGCGGCGTAGAGCGTCTGCCCGTCGGGATGGTACTTGTCGCAGACGCCGGTTCCCGAGTAGCCGAGATCCTGGGACGCCGCGCCGATGATGTGCGTGCCCGGCGCGACGATGTCCGGCTTGATCCGCTGGTCGGCCGTCGGCCCGCGCGAGGAGAAGTCCGCGATGTCCAGCGCGTTGTCGGCGCCCGTCGTCCCGACCGCGCAGCCGTCCGTCCAGTCGGGGCGGACGCTCTCCGAGGCGCCGACCGAGATCACGTTCTTCGCGCTGCCCGGCGATGCGACGGTCGTGCCGGCGGGACCGCTGTTGCCGGCCGAAAAGACGGTGATCATCTCCTGGGCGCCGCCGACTCCCGGCTGCGCGTCGCGGACCAGCGCGTCGTACTCCTGGCAGTCCGTGTTGTAGACGCCGTAGGTGTCGGCGCCCCACGAGTTGTTCGTGATCCGCGCGCCGAGCGCGTAGCTGTTCGAGGTCAAGGCGCTGTTCGCGGCGGTCGTGCCCCACGAGCCGCTGTTCGTGAAGACCTTCGATCCGGCGATCCGTCCGAACGGGTTGACGCCGAGGCCGTAACTGTATCCGGCCGCGTCCTTGTAGGCCGAGCCGGTCTTGTCGTTGTAGCCGCCGACGATCGAGGCGTTGAGGTTGCCGTGGCCTTCCTGACCGTCGGCGCTCGCGTCGGTGGTCCAGTTGTAGTTGTAGACCAGCCGCGCCGCCTGCGCCGTGTTGCCCGCCGTGTAGAAGTCGGGGTGCAACGGCGCGGTCGTGCCGTTGTCGATGCCGTCGTCGGTCACGTCCACGATCGGGTAGTCGGCGGCGCTGGTCGAGAAGTGGAGCGTGTCGCGCAGCCACGTCAGGTAACCCGGGCCGGCGGGGGACGCGCCGTTGTTGGTCAGGCTCTCGGCGAGGATCACTCCCTGCATCTCGTCCATCCGCCGCGGCGCGACGTACGGCTCGACGTTGAGGACGCCGGGGAGGGCCGCGGCCCACGCCGCGCGGTCGGAGGGGATGCGCACCGTCACGTTCCGCCGCGACAGAACCGCCCGCGGCGCCCGGAGCACCTCCGCCGCCGCGCCGACGATCGCCGCGAGCGACGCCTCGCCCTCCGGCGCGTCGACGATCTGGACGTTGACGTCGATCCACGCCGACTTCGCGAGGGCCGCGACCGCGGGATGAAGCGCCCACGCCGCACGGTAGTCGCCGGACCACCGCGCCGGCGCGGCGGAGATCAGCTTGCCCAGCGCCGCGTCGTCGCCCCAGACCACGTAGGCGTAGTCGGGCAGATAGTCGAGGACCTTCAGTCCCGCGGCGTCGATCGCCGCGCGCCACGCCGGCTGGATCGGTCCCGCGAACTGGACGACCTGCAGCCGCGGACCGGCGGCCTTGGCCGCGGCGACGACCGGCGGCAGCGACGCCGGATCGACCGCGCCTCCCCGCAGCAGCAGTTGCGGTCCGGGTTGGGCCCCGCCGGCCGCGAACGCCGCGGCCGAGCAGGCGAAAAGACAACACGACAAAAACAAGGAAACGGTGGCTCGACCCATGCGCGGGCTCTCCCGTCCGCGTCGCCGCGGGGGCTTCGTTCGTGAGTTCGACTGCTTGCCGAAGAATGCGCGGGCGTCGTCCGCCGATCATGCTCTTTCGGCCGTCGGCCCCGGCGCCCCGGCGCGGACGTTAACCCGACGCGGCGCCCCGCGACAAGAGGGCGCGGCGTGAAAGAAGGCGATCGTTCGCGGCCCGCGCCGACGAAAAAAGCGGCGGGCGTCGCGCGCCCGCCGCTCTTCGGAAAACGAGGCCGGCTTCGGCTCAGGCGTCGAGCTGGGCCATGACCGAGTCGAGCATCGAGGGGGCGAAGACGCCGCCCGCCTCGAGGATCCCGCGGATCCCTTCGAGCAGCTTCTTGATGTCGTGGAAGTTCTTCGGCAGCGGCGCGCCCGTGCCGGGGTTCGCGCGGACCCGCGCCGCGGCGCTCCGCTCGAGCAGCCCGGCGAGGTCCGGCGTCGCCTTGCCGGCGACCATCGCCTGCGCGACCCCGGCCAAGAGCAGGTGCGGGTGGGCCGAGCCGTCGGGGAGGCGGAACTCGATCGTCGGGGCGCTGACCTGCCGCCCGTCGGGGGTCGTGGCGATGATCGGCAGCCGCACCAGCGCGAGCCGGTCGTACTGCCCCCACGCCACCGCCGTCGGCGCTTCCTTCCCTTGGTTGAGGCGGATGAAGGAGCCTTCGCTGCGGTTGCCGAACGCCATCAGCGCCGCGCCCGTTTGGACGAGCCCCGCGATCAGCCACTGCCCTTCGGGGAACAGCTTCCCCTCGGCGTCGAGCCCGCCCATGTGGCGGCCGCCGACGACCGGCGAGAAGTGGAAGTGCAGCCCGGAGCCGGCGTGCCCCTTGCGCATGATCGGGTCGAAGCTGCAGCGCATCCCCGCCTGATGGGCGAGGTTGCGCAGCACCCACTGCGTCAGCACGACGCCGTCCGCGGCGTCCGGCAGCGGCGCGAGCGACATCTCGATCTCGTGCTGCTCCCAGATCGTGCTGTCGGTCTCCGACGCCGGGATGTAGCCGACCTCGCTGTGGCCGTACTTGATCGGCACGCCGAGCTCGGCGAGGAGCGTCAGCGCGTGGCGGCGCAGCCGCTCGCCGAAGACGAACGGCGAGCTGGCGTGGTAGCCGCGGTCGTTGGTGCCGTAGACGTCCTCTTCCGTCGCCCGCTTGCCGAGGAAGTACTCGACCTCGCCGAGGGCGGAGAGCTCGACGCCGAGCTCGGCCTTCACGCGGTCGAAGGCGGCGCGGACGATCGTGTCCGGCGACTGCGGCAGCGGCTTGCCGTCGCGGCCGGCGTGGCTGCAGAGCAGCACGAGCGTCGGCAGCTTGGCGAACGGATCGATGAACGCCGAGGAGATGCGCGGCCGGAGAAGGATGTCCGACGCGCCGGCGCGGATGCCGGAGCCGGCGAAGATCGACGAGCCGTCGGCCCGCTCGCCCCCCTCGATCACGTCGCGCAGGTGCTGCACCGAGCGCGGCACGAAGTCGAGCGTCTTGAGCCAGCCGTCGCTGCCGATGTGCATCAGGCTGACGATGCGGATCCCCTGCTCGCGCACGAGCTGGACGAGGTCGTCCACCGTCCATTCGCCGTTCGGCTTGCCGAAGACCCGCTCCAGCCGCCGCGCGGGAAGCGTCGCCTCGGCCGCGGGCGCGACGTCGTACGTGTTGGTCGTCGTCATTTCCACACCTTCCCCAGGAAGT
It encodes the following:
- a CDS encoding S8 family serine peptidase, with amino-acid sequence MGRATVSLFLSCCLFACSAAAFAAGGAQPGPQLLLRGGAVDPASLPPVVAAAKAAGPRLQVVQFAGPIQPAWRAAIDAAGLKVLDYLPDYAYVVWGDDAALGKLISAAPARWSGDYRAAWALHPAVAALAKSAWIDVNVQIVDAPEGEASLAAIVGAAAEVLRAPRAVLSRRNVTVRIPSDRAAWAAALPGVLNVEPYVAPRRMDEMQGVILAESLTNNGASPAGPGYLTWLRDTLHFSTSAADYPIVDVTDDGIDNGTTAPLHPDFYTAGNTAQAARLVYNYNWTTDASADGQEGHGNLNASIVGGYNDKTGSAYKDAAGYSYGLGVNPFGRIAGSKVFTNSGSWGTTAANSALTSNSYALGARITNNSWGADTYGVYNTDCQEYDALVRDAQPGVGGAQEMITVFSAGNSGPAGTTVASPGSAKNVISVGASESVRPDWTDGCAVGTTGADNALDIADFSSRGPTADQRIKPDIVAPGTHIIGAASQDLGYSGTGVCDKYHPDGQTLYAASSGTSHSAPAVAGAASLFYHFYQNLAGGAAPSPAMTKAWFVNSARYLTGVSANDALPSVTQGFGILDLKAAFDGTARFRHDQDALLTASGQSFRYAGVVADPTKPFRVTLAWTDAPGATTGNAYVNNLDLAVTVGGKTYLGNVFSGGTSVEGGTADARNNVESVFIPAGVSGPFAATVVGTNIAGDGVPVNGYATDQDFALVIYNARTCIGAPTDVSARGDGDNAILVQWTGVAGAAEYHVYRGFSLSGPFTLAGTAAAGATSFVDAVSGGITYYYQVRAFADCESDVTGTVAAGTSGACTEAPTFAGVASVADTKTAACGLQLGWSAATAHCGGQVHYRVHRSTSASFAPGPGNLIADGLGGTSFVDRNNLANGTTQYYIVRAVDGANGIADTNVAARGGAPSGVVAASNLLSESFAAGDPPTGWTVVNGGSSGATGWTWTTTNPKSRAIPAGMTAPIEIIDSDGEGNGVTQDDSLITPAFAVAAGGSYQLSFDTFYRAYSASAAYVDVTINGGATWTTVATYGASDVGSATAAGHQTIDVTSAVAGGTSAQVRFRYTGAWDWYWMIDNVAVDQTLAGACSAAAVVGPAEASAAGTMTCRRGTGTAIQVSYAPACGATDHAAFWTLVPAGGVADRRFHNAACSLGAGGSAAFDPGPVGAGGLVYFVLVGQDGSSQGSFGRTSAGVERESAYDASWACNRAQILGATCP